The region AGTTGAACCACAAGCACCCCCTCTACGTTCTCGCGAACAAGATTGACTGGAACAAGTTCGAGACCGAGTTTTCGAAACGGTTTGACGACAAAATGGGTGCGCCGAACAAGCCGATCCGTCTCATGACCGGGCTCATCATCCTGAAGCACATCCGCAACGTATCGGACGAGTCCGTCGTGGAGCAGTTTCAGGAAAACGC is a window of Hallerella porci DNA encoding:
- a CDS encoding transposase, producing MYRPPKSHAQTSLFCSLEEQLNHKHPLYVLANKIDWNKFETEFSKRFDDKMGAPNKPIRLMTGLIILKHIRNVSDESVVEQFQENA